A single genomic interval of uncultured Pseudodesulfovibrio sp. harbors:
- a CDS encoding aminopeptidase gives MFTTEELKRYAETLWWGLSTARTKPYEPGDFILLRFDTDALPLAEVMFDLLIEKGMNPIPRQNMTSSMELSFYGKGSESQLTSIPAGDKEFINGLNGLISLIAPASLTHLQNVDPKKIGTSAVARKFMRDIMEKREQTGEFGWTLCVYPTAELAKSANLSMEQFKEQIVKACFLDHDNPPAQWAEIFDEAEKVKAWLNGLDIEHCRVQSENTDLIVVPGKDRRWLGVSGHNIPSFEIFLSPDWRGTEGVYYADQPSFRSGNYVEGVKLTFEKGIAVKTEAKVGDEFVAKQLTLDEGANRLGEFSLTDRRFSKISAFMANTLFDENFGGEQGNCHVAVGASYSDTYAGDQSTLDAAKKEALGFNDSALHWDLVNTEQKTVTATLKGGEEVVIYKNGEFQYE, from the coding sequence ATGTTTACCACCGAAGAGCTCAAAAGATACGCAGAAACCCTGTGGTGGGGACTGTCCACAGCCCGCACCAAGCCTTATGAACCCGGCGATTTCATCCTGCTCCGCTTTGACACCGACGCCCTGCCGCTGGCGGAAGTCATGTTCGACTTGCTCATTGAAAAAGGCATGAACCCGATTCCGAGACAGAACATGACCTCAAGCATGGAACTGTCCTTCTACGGCAAGGGAAGCGAATCCCAGCTCACGTCCATCCCGGCAGGAGACAAGGAATTCATAAACGGCCTGAATGGTTTGATTTCACTCATTGCACCGGCCTCGCTGACCCATCTTCAGAACGTTGATCCGAAAAAAATCGGCACATCCGCCGTTGCCCGCAAATTCATGCGCGACATCATGGAAAAACGCGAGCAGACCGGCGAGTTCGGCTGGACCCTGTGCGTCTACCCGACTGCCGAACTGGCCAAGTCCGCGAATCTTTCCATGGAGCAGTTCAAGGAACAGATCGTCAAGGCGTGCTTCCTCGACCACGACAACCCGCCCGCACAGTGGGCTGAAATTTTCGACGAAGCCGAAAAGGTCAAGGCGTGGCTCAACGGTCTCGACATCGAACATTGCCGCGTGCAGTCCGAAAACACCGACCTTATCGTGGTTCCCGGCAAAGACCGCCGCTGGCTCGGCGTTTCCGGCCACAACATCCCGAGTTTCGAGATATTCCTCTCGCCCGACTGGCGCGGGACCGAAGGCGTCTATTACGCCGACCAGCCGTCATTCCGCTCCGGCAACTATGTCGAGGGCGTGAAGCTGACCTTTGAAAAGGGCATCGCCGTCAAGACCGAAGCCAAGGTCGGTGACGAATTCGTGGCCAAACAACTGACTCTTGATGAAGGCGCAAACCGTCTCGGTGAATTTTCCCTTACCGACCGCCGTTTCTCCAAGATCAGCGCCTTCATGGCGAACACCCTGTTCGACGAAAACTTCGGCGGGGAACAGGGCAACTGCCATGTCGCAGTGGGTGCGTCCTACTCCGACACCTACGCGGGAGATCAATCCACCCTTGATGCAGCCAAGAAAGAGGCACTCGGCTTCAACGATTCCGCGTTGCACTGGGATCTGGTCAATACCGAGCAGAAAACCGTCACAGCAACCCTCAAGGGCGGCGAAGAAGTGGTCATCTACAAGAACGGCGAATTCCAGTACGAATAG
- a CDS encoding ferredoxin yields the protein MGYAITIDTDKCTGDGECVDVCPVEVYELQDGKAVAVNEEECLGCESCVEVCESDAITIEEN from the coding sequence ATGGGCTACGCTATTACTATCGACACTGACAAGTGTACTGGCGACGGCGAATGTGTTGATGTCTGTCCCGTGGAAGTCTACGAACTTCAGGACGGCAAAGCTGTTGCAGTGAACGAAGAAGAGTGTCTCGGTTGTGAGTCCTGCGTTGAGGTTTGCGAATCCGACGCTATCACCATCGAAGAGAACTAG
- a CDS encoding YkgJ family cysteine cluster protein, translating to MALDFTEYFERYEAVVADVDAVFRKFEKDTPELVKCGKGCSDCCHALFDITLVEAMYVNKMFNEKFSGMERSEILQRADKADRQIHKLKRKVYKASQEGRPASEILMEVSKARVRCPLLGDDDLCALYEHRPITCRLYGVPTSIGGEAHTCNKAGFEGGVKYPTVNMDIVLDKLLGIGKDLQKGIGSRFRELGDMLLPLSMALVTSYDEAYLGVKTDKDKKKTVEVEKEAAPVELKAPGAQPNPESEACASCTESKSACATCDSSKTIVLGGTDED from the coding sequence ATGGCGCTTGATTTTACAGAGTATTTTGAGAGGTATGAAGCCGTCGTCGCAGACGTCGACGCTGTCTTCAGGAAGTTCGAGAAAGATACGCCTGAACTGGTCAAATGCGGCAAGGGATGCAGTGATTGCTGTCATGCCCTGTTCGACATTACGCTGGTTGAGGCCATGTACGTCAATAAGATGTTCAACGAGAAGTTCTCAGGCATGGAGCGCAGTGAAATCCTGCAACGGGCCGACAAGGCCGACAGGCAGATTCACAAGCTTAAGCGCAAGGTCTACAAGGCCAGCCAGGAAGGACGGCCTGCTTCGGAAATCCTGATGGAGGTGTCCAAGGCCCGCGTTCGATGTCCCCTGCTGGGAGACGACGATCTCTGTGCCCTGTACGAGCATCGTCCCATTACCTGCCGTCTCTACGGCGTGCCCACTTCCATCGGAGGTGAGGCTCATACCTGCAACAAGGCCGGCTTTGAAGGGGGCGTGAAGTACCCCACCGTCAACATGGATATCGTGCTCGACAAGCTGCTCGGTATCGGCAAAGACCTTCAAAAGGGTATCGGCAGCCGGTTCAGGGAGCTGGGCGACATGCTTCTGCCTCTGTCCATGGCTTTGGTCACTTCCTATGACGAGGCGTATCTCGGCGTGAAGACCGACAAGGACAAGAAGAAAACGGTCGAGGTCGAGAAAGAAGCTGCCCCGGTAGAGCTCAAGGCTCCCGGTGCACAGCCGAATCCCGAGTCTGAGGCTTGTGCCTCTTGTACAGAGAGCAAGTCCGCCTGCGCTACTTGCGACAGCAGCAAGACCATCGTGCTTGGCGGTACGGACGAGGACTAG